The window GAATTGTTCAAAGTGCTTTACAGGGATTGCCATGATGGAGATAAAGCTCTCGGTTTAGGcagttgtatctattaattaggatattttatgtaatttccttagagatatgtttgggcaaaagacttatgatatcttagagtttgttagagataagtgtcgtgtccggcaaggacatattttgtatctctggtataaatatgacccgaacccatgtaatcaaacaacaatcgttcaatacaatctcggcacatcgccaccctttttactttcgtttatttcgacgagttcttacttttgagttgagctgcatcgattcgatcttcaactaaaggtaaaacttgttatggcggcttacGTTATCGGGGTtaatgcttccatctttatgatactttaACCCTATTTCTGTAATcagtcgagttatcatatatctgtTGCAATCTATGTTAGTTGCACTATATAGCTTGTTATCGGCTGGTTCTTATCATTAGGGAATAATCGGTAGAGTtatattttgttattaatctagattGTATCTtgtatctaccatctcttgTAGATTTTCATCATTCTGTTTAGATCTCATACTTGTCTTTATGCTTgatgctgcatcggttgagttcgatctgTTAAGTTGTATTTATAATTATGATATCTGGCTTGTTTTATGATCATTGAgagagatagtatcggggtttcaaccGATCTTACCTGACTTAGTCTTATGTTTTACatgcttaattgatatgctaagtatgccctttatattaagatcttattgcaataaagtatattaggcttctgtgTGATATATTCTATCTGTTTTAACATCTTAacatagagtagtatcggagtactagccgatacatgctagatctacctGATCAGCTATGCTATAAGCGTTTATAACCTTTATGTTAATGCAtacttcgatctaagtgatttatactgtctcagtatggcgaccgatctatcccaatcacttggtttaaatatACATCAACAGAAAGATTATATagcgttaatatctacagccgatcgagtagatttagtcttaTCCTGCTTATTTACCACtaccgatcgattcacatatgacatcggcttgaaaataaatgatatgtcatcggcgacTGGccaatcggctatcgtttaCGGATTTAACCGTGGTTTCTTtcgtctttatttcttgttgattgcaggatcaaatcaactggtacGCTCGCGAATCTCaaggcaagattttggacctgtactggagctaagcaaatctcctaggccagtgtgtgtttttcgcatcaacaatatgaaagttgctttaaaaaatcatatcaatccaTTATTCAAGTTTTTTCCagctagtacttaattaattacgtgtcAATGAACCGCTCTATTTTCCACGCCGGAAGAGAGCGTTCCCAACCGATACAAACGAACATAGCCTTATACAAACTTTTATTGCATCATTTTTTTACTTGCACGTTTTCTAAAACGTTGaacggtatgttttttaaaaaatatatacaaatgttatttttaaaaaaatcatattaatttattttcaagtttttctttactaaaacttaattaatcatgtgttaatttaACACTTTGTTTTGTATCATGCATTAATTTAACACTTGGTTTGCATACTGAGGAAAAGGGTTCCAAACCCCTTAAGAGAACACGTAGATTTGAATCCATCGACTACGATATGATTACTAAAGTTGTCGATCCCAGCAGATCCGAGGTTGTTACTACTGTGTAGTAGTAGTCCTTTTTTCCTTAGAGGGAAGGGAGTATTTCTTGATTGGCAACCACATCAATTGGCATGCTTAACACCTGTTAGCTAGCTAACAAGGTTAGACGGTTTATTCTCTAGGTTTGGTCTATTCTATTAGAGTGTGTGCACACGCAAAAaagattcaaaattttaatttagtaTAGCCAACTCTCGTGATAGCAAAACAAATATTGTCTTTAGCCACGCTTGTTGGTCATCACCCTTATGACTACCGGCTACCACCCAAGTTTTCCCTATTTCTTAGCTATCATTAACGCTTCTCATCATTAAATAGTTTCTTCCTACCATGAACACTTATATTAAAGGCTCCGTCACACAAGACTTGTATGTTCGACAAAATTTCTTGTCGTTGTCCTTTCTCATGTTAGAGGTGCTCTCTCAACAATTTACCAATTGCCCATTGTTCATAATCCCAGTTTGTATTCAAAGACctgtaaaaaatttatgaatgaTAGCCAAAGAAATGGCTTTGATGATTATCCAAATTGCTTCGGAAATTAAAATAGAATACTTATTGTTGTTTAAATAATACTACTCATCACTTAGGTTTTCTTCGTATGCTCGATGATGAATATGATGCAGCAAAAAACCATGCAACAATCTCATTAAATTGGGTAGCATAGGTCAATGATACTaatttaaaatattcttttCTACAATTTTGAAAATAGGACAATACAAACATTCTTTTCTAAACAAACAAACTATACTAATCTTACTCAGTTTAACAAAATTTACTTCATTTTGGTTGGGTTGCTCTAAGATTGGCAGCAATGCAATGCCCAAACAACACACGAGGGTCCTCCTAGTTGCAAGCCACTACAGTGAatcctcccaaaaaaaataaatttaatatcaaAGTGGGCGCACATAGTCCACATGCCAGATAATAGTATTATAAACTgataacatatactccctccatacttataaaggaagtcatttaggacaatgtttaagtcaaaccttgggaatataaatcatgaataactctcaagttgttgagtttgaaaatgtaaaaactatatgtatagatttttcttgaaaaatactttcataaaagtatacatatatcacttttcaataaatattattatagaaataagaagtcaaaaaTGTGTTTTGGACACCGtatcgctgtcctaaacgacttcctttatgaatatggagggagtactacacttGATCTTATCCAAAGGACCAAGAAAGATATGAGTTGCAACAATGCTCTCCAACCCCCTTTTATATCCGCCATTTGCCCCTCCTCGGCTGTCAACAGTTCAACACCCGATGTGATACTAAAAGGAaaaaagttcactttgactTCCTTAAAAGTGATctgaatctaatccgtgactctcaaccgtaaaaccggatagcATGACTCCCTGAATTATTCAAactagtgcaatttgactcccttagcGGTTTTGGATgtcggttttgctgacgtggcggtgttgacctggtcttcatcccacgtggagcttatgtggcattacaattaaaaatattttgtggGACCCGTCTGTCATTTACACACAaaatatattgtgggacccacatgtcatcctttctctctccaacccttcctcctccccctctctctcccttctctctcttttctcctgcAGCCGCACCCGCTGAACATGCCGGTGCAGTTGAACCCGTGCGCCACCTCGCCGGTGCTGGACACCGCGATGAGCCCGATGAACCTCGTCTAGCCGTTCCTTGACGCAGTAGTCGATGGCCTCATGCAGCCCGACGCCCCTGTACTCcataacggcggcggcgtcgcgcgccAGCGTGGAGCATATGATGGCCTTGCCTTCTCCCAACCCGATCAACGGCGAGTCGCCGATGCGCCCGGTCATCTTGTTCATCAATCCGCTCGTGGACATGGCCGCCGCGGTATGGCCGTTTGAGTGCACCACTGTGCAACCCACTGTCTCCGGCGCGGCATACGGCAGTCAAACTTCTTGTACCAATTAATCAAAAGGATGTCACGGTTAGATGTTAGCAATTTTCATAGGCGAATTGGTAACATGAGTCAATGCGCTGATCGACGAACCAAGATGCTGTTGGCCTCCTTGGCGAGCTTCAGCATGCCGACGTTGTCCTCGGTGATGAAGTAGCTATTGTCCACGACCTCAAGACCTTGCAAACAGtgaccagaaagaaaaaaatcagaCCAGTCCATGACCTCAAGATCTGCAGGACTCGGGTGGACCACGCTGGTAGGACGGATTCGTCCTACAGCTGCTGGTCCTGCCAAAATTCGACTGGATTCCATGGCGGCCGCGCATTGCTACCCCACACCGGCGCTGCACTTGCATCTGCTAGGCAACGCTGTGCACATGCATGTTCTCCGAGCAGAAAGAAACAGAGGCGGCACCCCCTGCCGGTGCAGACCGGGAGGCACGGCTGGGGCCGGCAGCGTCTCAGGCCTCGCCGTCTGCATTAGCCCTCTCGTTCGTCCTAGCCTGGCGCGGCACCATCGTGGGGGAGGCCACCGGCCGGACGCCCCCGCCTTCTCCGGCAAGCTGTGGCCGTCGCCACTCCACCGCCTCTCCTTTGGCtctctgccgtcgccgccgctcaaCCCGCTCAAGttccttcctccgcgccggccctcaccctgccgccgccgttgccgctccAGATTCCGCACCGAATCTGGTGGAAGAGAAACATacagaggagggagagagagaggggggggggaaggaGGATAGATAGAGGATGACATGTAGGCCtcgcaattttttttcatgtgaatGACGAATGGAGtccatataattttttattttaatgccaTATAAGCGCCACATCAACAACACAGATCAAGTCAACatcgccacgtcaacgccacatcagcaaaaccaccctccaaaaccactgagggagtcaaattgtactGGTTTGAATAGTTCGGAGAGTCAtcctatccggttttacggttgagagtcacggattagattcgggtcatttttaagggagtcaaagtggacttattccataCTAAAACCATACATATCCCGTCCTCCCTTTGATCCCACCGAGCTCGGTCTTGCCAACTCTGGGCCGGCCCGTTTACAGCAATCGGTGCCCTCCTTTTCGGGAAGTACATCCCTGCAACGGCAAAAGGACCTCCTTTTCGGGTACGTTTGCGTCCAGAGCCGGTGCGCGAGCCATGGTGGCGGCCGGCGTTAAGGCCCGGCGATCTGCCCATCTGCCCCTGCGTGCGCGTACTCAATGCTCGATCGCGCGTATCCTCGTACTACAAAAaggcgcacacacacacacacacaaaccgTAGCACGTAGACACGTATAGCCGCGCGCGTGCAACGGTGCAAGTGCAACAACCAGTACTACACTCGTCATGGCTCCTCGCctcgcggtcgtcgtcgccctcgccctcgccgccgccgccgccgtcgcgcacgGCGAGGCCGGGGTGCGCGGCGCCGGCACGCTCCGCGGCTACGTCGCCTGCCTCGACTGCGCCCCGGGCCACGACCTCTCCGGTATGTAATGTAGTAACACGCGGTCACGCGCGCACCGGGCAGACATGGTCGATCGTGACGTCGCGCGCGGTGGCTGCAggtgtggtggtggcggtgagatgcggcggcggcgatggcggcgttgGACAGCtgcgggcggcgcagacggacGAGCGCGGGGGCTTCGACGTGGCcgtgccggcggccggcggagacGACGTCGACAGTTGGCGGAGCCACCCGCGGTGCGCGGCGAGGGtcctcggcggcgccgagcaGCTCTGCGCGCCGGGGGGGCTCGCCGTCGCGCCCGTGGTCGCCGCGGGCGGCCGGGAGAAGCACGGCTCGTACGCGCTGGCGTCCAGCCTCGCCGTCTTCAcgaggtgcggcggcggcgccctagcgtcgtcgacggcggcggccaccggtaACGGCcagagccccgcgccgccgcgggcgcgcaGGGCGACGCCGCGCGCCGGGCGCGCCACCCCTCCGCCCTACGCCGGCCCGGGCCTTCCGCTCATCTACTTCTTCCCTTTCCTGCCAATCATCGGCATCCCCTGAATGTACTGGTCGGCGTCGCCTACTGCTTCTGCTTGTGCTACTCTTATGTTCGGGTTTGCAATAATAATCTTACTTACCTACTTATAGTTATTATCTATGTTACTGTTACTGTATGATTATGTAAACATCTACCAATAAGacaataatactccctccgtttcaaaatgtttgacaccgttaactttttagcacatgtttgaccgttcgtcttattaaaaaaatttgtgaaatatgtaaaactatatgtgtacatgaaagtatatttaacaataaatcagaTGATATGaaaggaataaataattacttaatttttttgaataagacgaatggtcaaacacgtgctaaaaagtcaacggtgtcaaacattttaaaacggagggagcagaAGATATGGCACCAGTTCCAGGCTTCCAGAAGCTCAAGAGTGAACTTTTCTTTCTTCCGGCAAATTTTAAAGTGCAACAAAATGTGGGGAAATCGTTGTAAGCTTTCGAGGAAATGTCCCTTTATTTGTTCAAACACTATTCAAATAgttgttaattttatttttaaaaaatgacaaCATTCATACCATTTGACAAtgtttatctttctttttttagaaaaaaatacaagttCTTAAAAATATGTCACATTATATACCAGTTGCATCATGTATTCATTTTGGTCTAACCATTTAAaaaatagtcaaagttaaaacgGTAAAAGTCAGTGCCAAATAAATGCAAACGAGGAGGTAAGCACAAGTCAAAAATGCCAAATAAATGCAAACGAGGTTGTATGAGGTCTTGTTTGCTCAATGTATAACTAGAAATATTGATGGCACAG of the Oryza sativa Japonica Group chromosome 2, ASM3414082v1 genome contains:
- the LOC107276404 gene encoding uncharacterized protein — its product is MAPRLAVVVALALAAAAAVAHGEAGVRGAGTLRGYVACLDCAPGHDLSGVVVAVRCGGGDGGVGQLRAAQTDERGGFDVAVPAAGGDDVDSWRSHPRCAARVLGGAEQLCAPGGLAVAPVVAAGGREKHGSYALASSLAVFTRCGGGALASSTAAATGNGQSPAPPRARRATPRAGRATPPPYAGPGLPLIYFFPFLPIIGIP